The DNA sequence ATGGAGTCTGAGAGTTCAGCAGCCGGGGCAGTGTCCGCGGCAATCTGTGTGTCAACGCCCGAATCGCGCGATCCACGCAGCCAGAGACACGGGTGGTCGCTGGGCTGCCAGCCCAAGGCTGCAAGTAGAGGGGTCGAAGCAGGGGAGTCTGAACAGGCGCGGGCGGGAGCGGAAACCCAACAGTTTTTCTGGGAATTGGCTGAGGTAGGGGTCGAAGGGGGGAGGATCTGAGAAGCCCGGAGTGTTTGAGGCCACGGGTGAGGGATGCGGGGGAGGTGAAAGTAACTGGTGACCGCGGCTGGCCAAGGGCGGAGACACTGACGTTTGTGGGGTGAGCCCAGCTGGGGGGCGCAGGCGGACAGAAGCCGCGCCTGGGCCCTGAGATCGCTCTCTCTCGGCTGGGGGTTTGCGGGACAGATCTGTGTAACCGGGACTACTGGAGAACCAGAAGGGCAGAAGGGGCCCAGACCTCCCGAGGTGGCACCCCGCGCGACCCAGCAGCGGCCCTGCCAGCCTGCGGTGCGGGACGCTGAGCTCTCGGATCCAGATCACCTTATCTGCCACGTAGGAACTCCTCTGTGCGTGCAGCCCAGCGGAGAACAGGGCTGCTCCACACCGACCTGACTTCTAAGGTCCCTGGAAATATCTCCACACTCCCAGCCAGCCCGCGGCGAGCAGAGAAGGAATGGTCACTTTTCCTGCAGGGTGCGCCTGAGGAGAAGGGTGGCCGGTGACAGTAAGGGAGGCGAAGGCAAACCCTGAGGGTCACTTTCCATGCTCTCATCCTGGCATTCAAGGACAGCTCAGCCAAATCTTTTCCGCTCTCCTCTTTCAGCAGCCCAGAGTGCCACGTGGACACTATCTGGCCTCTGAGCTTTGATTTTGCTTCCCAGCACCTGAAGTGCCCTTCCCTGTCCTCTCTAGGCCTCAGCTCAGCGTTCCACCCAATCTTTTGCTCTGCCTTATCCCAGGTCAGCGCCATCCCTGGGGCTGAACTCCGGCCTCCCACCTCCAGCGCCATGGTACCCTAGCTCTGGCCCTTGGCGCTTTCTGCACTCAGAACCCATGAGTGAAAGCTCCCGAGGGCCAAAACTGCACCATGTATCACCTGTCTCACAGTGTATGTAGAGGTTAAAAAGATAGATATGGCCAGGGGCCAGTGCTGAGTTTCGTGGTGGGGGCTGCTTTCTTGTTCGCTAGTGTTGGGCGGCATGCAGGCGCAGACCATGAAAATGCCTGACCTACCCTGTCACTCCCCAAGCACACACACCATCTTGTGCTGCCTCCCAGAATCGGAGAAGCCATGGCTGTCCCCAGAGCAGCACCTGCAGACTCCCACTAGGAAGCTTCGCAAACCAAGAACCATCTACTCAAGCCTTCAACTGCAGCACCTAAACCAGCACTTCCAGCACACGCAGTACCTGGCGCTGCCCGAGAGAGCCCAGCTGGCAGCACAGCTTGGCCTCACCCAGACCCAGGTGGGGCCAGTCCCATCCTTTCTGAGCCTGCTTCTGTAGGAACTCACCCCCCCTGGGTGAATGAGCTATGAGTCTCCCAGCTCTGGTGTTATAGTTCTCCAGGGGATGTTTATAGCTGGTCCTCAGCAAGGGTGGGCGGGATGGATTGGAAGGGGGAGGTCAAGTAGAGGAGGGCATCCAAACTGGGAGAAGTGATACTAGCTCAGGGAACTTCCTGGGCTATGGAGAATTCTGGAACAAATGTTCCCCACCTCTGCTCTTCTGCAGAAACCCTATAGCTGGGtcccttttccttcctcaaaCCCTTCTACACAGACTCCTCATCTTTCATTCTATCCCCTTTTTCTCCCCAAAGGTAAAGATCTGGTTTCAGAACAAACGCTCCAAATACAAGAAACTTCTGAAGCAGAACTGTGGGGGACTGGAAAGAGACTTCCCCAGCAGACTGCCCTCCCTGGCTCCCTGCTCTCCTCGCCTTCCATCCCTGTGGGATCTACCCAAGGCAGGAACCCTGACCACTGGTGGCTCTGGCAACAGCTTTGGAGCCTGGTACCAGCGTCACTCCCCAAATGTGTTGGCTTCATCTCAGATGATGTGAGTCTGAGGAAGGGCTGGCCAGACCCAGGCCCTCCTGCCAAGCCCAGGACCCCCGCACACCTGCACTTCTGAGATGAGAGGAAACCAGCTCCAGATGGGTTTTCTCAGAGGACAAGGAActagaggaggaaaaaagatgGGGTGGAATCCTGTCCCTCTGACCACACGGCTAAATCAAGGACTTTAGCCTGTACCACTACCATGGAACGGACACCTTCTCTCCAGCTGGACAAAGGCTCTAGAGAGAGGTCATTGGGCTGGAGTTCAGGATTGCCCCCAGGACCCATGGGTTTGCCATTCCCCTCTCCCTTTCAAAGGACTGCAGCCCCACCACAGCCTGGGGTCAAAACCAGGAGGAAacattgtttttgctttgtgtcCACCTTGGGCCCTGCTCTGCCCATTTGTGAGCAAAAGCAGAAGTGGACAACTAGAGACTTCAAAGTACGTCTCCATTGGGTTCTACCCACCCACCTGTTTCTCCTGGTGGTCAGCCCATTACTTCCAGAACcaggggtgtagcttagtggtagagtgagtGCTAAGCATGCGTGAGGACCCAGGTTTTATCCCTAGCACCAAACCAAATCTAAAGTAAAACATACAGATGTGGAGTTCATTGACCCATGGGTAATTTATGCCCCCccttttagaaaatgtttttagctttaaatttttctttttttttgagacaggatcttgctatgtagctcaagctggccttgaactcaagatactcctgtcttagcctcctacatgctgggattacaggcatgccccaccatgcctggctttaggTTTTCAAACTCTTTTAAAAGCCCTCTTCCTCCCAGTCTACCCATTTTGAGTAGATAATGGACCCACTTATCCATATGATTCAAGTATTTATTAAGAACCTATCCCATTATAGTCCTCACCTCTAATACCTAACAATAATCTTAGAAACCCAATAGGCTAACACTTTGGGGAAAACAGTGACAAATAGGTTCTCTGAATTAGTTCAGGCAGAGACACCCCCAAATAGGTGGGGTAGACCTGGCACTAAAGTTTCTCGCGACTGCCTCTGTCCAAAGGAACTGCTCAGATTCATAATCAGCCTGGCTTGTAGCCTCCCCCAAGCGCTTATCTGTACACCATGATGTTTAGAGATTAAAGTTTGTACAAAAGTCTGGATCCTGTCTGTGAGGTATGTTTGTCACCTGACTTCACAGGGTCTTTTCTATCCCACCTGACTCATCCTCCACTGACAAGAGGAGTCAGAGGCACTGGATTCTAATTTTGCCTCTGCACAAGCTAGCTCTTTGATTCTACTTCTGGAATGTTCTAATAACGCCCATAGTTTCATATGCTCCCGTGTTGTCAGAGTGGTCTTCAACAGCAGATTCTCTCCTGGCCCAGTTGTAGAGGGAGCCTGGAACCTGATCCATCTGCAGCCCCTGGCCCTGCTCACCTTGGGAGAGGACACACCCACTGAGCCAGACCAGTTTTACTGGGAGAAGTGTGCTGCTTCTGGGTGGAATGACCTCAGCCCACCaccaggaaggaggaggagggggagaaggaaaacTCTAGCAGGAACTGGAATTCTCCATCTAACACACATTCAGAGCCTCTGCTGTGTTAGATCCTGAGGATACCATGGTGACCAAGGCAGCCGCTTTAGGCTAACAGGGAGCAGGACAAATGACTAGAGGCTGTGTAGCAAAAGGTAGACAAAGGGCAGGACAGAGAGCAGTGTGGGCACTATCCAGAGGCTGCAGTCCAGAGCAGGCAGGATGGGGTCAGTGTGGGGTGAGAAGACTGAGCCTCTCCAGGAGCAGCAGGCCCAGTG is a window from the Castor canadensis chromosome 11, mCasCan1.hap1v2, whole genome shotgun sequence genome containing:
- the Dlx4 gene encoding homeobox protein DLX-4; translated protein: MTSFSCPLPGRDASKVVFPNLAPASSVVAAYPLGLCPATAASPDLSYSGPYGHLLPHSYTGPATSGDSYLPCQQPMAPSQPFRGPAEHSQEAEAESEKPWLSPEQHLQTPTRKLRKPRTIYSSLQLQHLNQHFQHTQYLALPERAQLAAQLGLTQTQVKIWFQNKRSKYKKLLKQNCGGLERDFPSRLPSLAPCSPRLPSLWDLPKAGTLTTGGSGNSFGAWYQRHSPNVLASSQMM